One Streptomyces sp. RPA4-2 genomic window carries:
- a CDS encoding LacI family DNA-binding transcriptional regulator, which translates to MAKVTRDDVARLAGTSTAVVSYVINNGPRPVAPATRERVLAAIKELGYRPDRVAQAMASRRTELIGLIVPDARQPFFGEMAHAVEQAAAERGKMVLVGNSDYIAEREVHYLRAFLGMRVSGLILVSHALNDNAAAEIDAWDARVVLLHERPEAIDDVAVVTDDIGGAQLATRHLLEHGYDYVACLGGIAETPVVGDPVSDHVEGWRRAMQEAGIPTEGRLFEAPYNRYDAYQVGLQLLAGPHRPPAIFCSTDDQAIGVLRAARELRIDVPGELAVAGFDDVKEAALTDPPLTTIASDRSAMARAAVDLVLDDGLRVAGSRRERLKVFPSRLVVRRSCGCV; encoded by the coding sequence GTGGCCAAGGTGACGAGGGACGATGTGGCGCGACTGGCGGGTACTTCGACCGCCGTCGTCAGCTATGTCATCAACAACGGACCGAGGCCGGTTGCCCCGGCCACGCGCGAGCGCGTTCTCGCCGCGATCAAGGAGCTGGGGTACCGGCCCGACCGGGTCGCCCAGGCCATGGCGTCGCGGCGGACCGAGCTCATAGGCCTGATCGTGCCGGACGCGCGCCAGCCCTTCTTCGGCGAGATGGCGCACGCGGTCGAGCAGGCCGCCGCCGAGCGCGGGAAAATGGTCCTGGTCGGCAACTCCGACTACATCGCCGAGCGCGAGGTCCACTACCTGCGCGCCTTCCTCGGCATGCGGGTCTCCGGCCTGATCCTCGTCAGCCACGCGCTCAATGACAACGCTGCCGCGGAGATCGACGCCTGGGACGCCCGCGTCGTCCTGCTGCACGAACGCCCCGAGGCGATCGACGACGTGGCCGTCGTCACCGACGACATCGGCGGCGCCCAGCTCGCCACCCGCCACCTGCTCGAACACGGTTACGACTACGTGGCCTGTCTCGGCGGTATCGCGGAGACCCCCGTCGTCGGCGACCCGGTCTCCGACCACGTCGAGGGCTGGCGGCGAGCCATGCAGGAGGCCGGGATCCCCACCGAGGGCCGTCTCTTCGAGGCCCCGTACAACCGCTACGACGCGTACCAGGTCGGCCTGCAGCTGCTCGCCGGGCCCCACCGGCCGCCCGCCATCTTCTGCTCCACCGACGACCAGGCGATCGGCGTGCTGCGCGCCGCCCGTGAGCTGCGCATCGACGTGCCGGGGGAGCTGGCCGTGGCCGGCTTCGACGACGTCAAGGAAGCCGCGCTGACGGATCCGCCGTTGACGACGATCGCCTCCGACCGGTCGGCGATGGCCCGCGCGGCGGTGGATCTCGTACTGGACGACGGGCTGCGGGTCGCCGGGTCGCGGCGCGAGCGGCTGAAGGTGTTCCCGTCCCGGCTGGTGGTGCGGCGGTCCTGCGGTTGCGTGTGA
- a CDS encoding DsrE family protein, which yields MAKKLLIKVTAGSDAPERCSQAFTVAAVAVASGVDVSLWLTGESAWFALPGRAAEFELPHAAALPGLIDSILAAGRITLCTQCAARRDIAEKDVLEGVRIAGAQVFVQEAMADETQALVY from the coding sequence ATGGCGAAGAAGCTCCTGATCAAGGTGACGGCGGGGTCCGACGCCCCGGAGCGCTGCTCACAGGCGTTCACGGTGGCGGCGGTGGCCGTGGCCAGTGGCGTCGATGTCTCCCTCTGGCTGACCGGGGAGTCCGCGTGGTTCGCCCTGCCGGGCCGGGCCGCCGAGTTCGAGCTTCCGCACGCGGCTGCGCTGCCCGGTCTGATCGACTCGATCCTCGCGGCGGGCCGCATCACGCTGTGCACGCAGTGCGCGGCCCGCCGGGACATCGCGGAGAAGGACGTGCTGGAGGGCGTGCGCATCGCGGGCGCCCAGGTGTTCGTCCAGGAGGCCATGGCCGACGAGACGCAGGCGCTCGTCTACTGA
- a CDS encoding MoaD/ThiS family protein: MAKGTVRYWAAAKAAAGVAEEPYDAGTLAEALDGARERHPGELVRVLRRCSFLIDGDPVGTRGHETVPLAEGGTVEVLPPFAGG, from the coding sequence ATGGCAAAGGGCACGGTGCGTTACTGGGCCGCCGCCAAGGCCGCGGCAGGTGTCGCCGAGGAGCCGTACGACGCGGGCACGCTCGCCGAGGCACTCGACGGGGCCCGCGAGCGACACCCCGGCGAACTCGTCCGCGTCCTGCGGCGATGCTCGTTCCTCATCGACGGTGACCCCGTGGGTACCCGCGGACATGAGACGGTACCGCTGGCCGAGGGCGGCACGGTCGAGGTGCTCCCGCCGTTCGCAGGAGGGTGA
- a CDS encoding S9 family peptidase, whose amino-acid sequence MSSGPAGQVTGSSLRPPLETAPRAPLRRFLRTVDGVTIEAAYDPARGASDDVGGSLAIVVAHGFTGGLDRPHVRRVAGVLGRDAAVVTFSFRGHGGSGGRSTVGDREVHDLDAAVEWARELGHARVATVGFSMGGSVVLRHAAMHGEAGREHEGRTEARTDAVVSVSAPARWYYRGTAPMRRLHWLVTRPAGRVVGRYGLRTRIHSRDWDPVPSSPVESVPLIAPTPLLIVHGDQDGYFPLDHPRMLAEASRGHAELWVEHGMGHAEHAARDELLARIGAWAGSAAG is encoded by the coding sequence ATGAGCTCAGGTCCGGCAGGTCAAGTGACGGGATCTTCCCTCCGTCCACCCCTTGAGACGGCCCCGCGCGCCCCTTTGCGGAGGTTTCTGCGCACCGTCGACGGGGTGACGATCGAGGCGGCGTACGACCCCGCGAGGGGCGCTTCCGATGATGTGGGCGGGAGCCTGGCGATCGTCGTGGCGCACGGTTTCACGGGCGGTCTCGACCGTCCGCACGTGCGCCGGGTGGCCGGTGTCCTCGGCCGGGACGCGGCGGTGGTCACGTTCTCCTTCCGGGGCCACGGCGGTTCCGGCGGCCGTTCCACCGTCGGCGACCGCGAGGTGCACGATCTCGACGCCGCCGTGGAATGGGCCCGCGAGCTGGGGCACGCGCGGGTGGCCACCGTCGGCTTCTCGATGGGCGGGTCGGTGGTGCTCCGGCACGCGGCGATGCACGGGGAAGCCGGCCGGGAGCACGAGGGGCGCACGGAGGCGCGTACGGACGCGGTGGTTTCGGTGAGCGCGCCGGCCCGCTGGTACTACCGGGGGACGGCGCCCATGCGGCGTCTGCACTGGCTGGTCACCCGGCCGGCGGGGCGGGTGGTCGGCCGTTACGGACTGCGGACCCGCATCCACTCCCGCGACTGGGACCCGGTGCCGTCCTCGCCGGTCGAGTCGGTCCCGCTCATCGCGCCCACCCCCCTGCTGATCGTCCACGGCGACCAGGACGGCTACTTCCCCCTGGACCACCCGCGGATGCTCGCCGAGGCCTCCCGCGGCCACGCCGAACTCTGGGTGGAGCACGGGATGGGCCACGCCGAGCACGCGGCCCGCGACGAGCTGCTGGCCCGCATCGGTGCGTGGGCGGGTTCGGCCGCGGGCTAG
- a CDS encoding DUF3099 domain-containing protein, which produces MYARRRHVYFAMMGTCIGLFVLAWGVVRIWSIPAAVGMCVVAMVIPPVAAMVANRRGPEDRWWDDPSGDPKSDEWWDELDGKKRRP; this is translated from the coding sequence ATGTACGCACGACGGCGGCACGTGTACTTCGCCATGATGGGGACGTGCATCGGTCTCTTCGTCCTGGCCTGGGGAGTCGTGCGGATCTGGTCGATTCCCGCGGCCGTGGGGATGTGTGTGGTGGCGATGGTGATCCCGCCGGTGGCCGCGATGGTGGCCAACCGGCGTGGCCCCGAGGACCGCTGGTGGGACGACCCGTCGGGGGATCCCAAGTCCGACGAGTGGTGGGACGAACTGGACGGGAAGAAGCGACGGCCGTAG
- a CDS encoding response regulator → MTGPTFVPEVPPNPPVPVPAPAAAPAPVPAPVPAAAPARVLVVDDEQDVRELLTETFRLAGFAVTAVGTGVAALNTAYAETPDLVVLDVRLPDFDGADVARLLRDGGREVPVVLLPKPFSLENVVTRVREILAA, encoded by the coding sequence GTGACCGGCCCCACTTTCGTTCCCGAAGTGCCCCCGAACCCACCCGTACCCGTACCCGCGCCTGCCGCCGCGCCTGCTCCCGTACCGGCTCCGGTACCCGCGGCCGCTCCCGCCCGGGTGCTCGTCGTCGACGACGAGCAGGACGTCCGCGAGCTGCTCACCGAGACCTTCCGGCTGGCGGGCTTCGCCGTCACCGCGGTCGGTACCGGCGTCGCCGCGCTGAACACCGCGTACGCCGAGACCCCCGACCTCGTGGTGCTCGACGTACGCCTCCCGGACTTCGACGGCGCGGACGTCGCCCGCCTCCTGCGCGACGGCGGCCGCGAGGTCCCGGTGGTCCTCCTCCCCAAGCCCTTCAGCCTGGAGAACGTCGTGACCCGCGTCAGAGAGATCCTGGCCGCCTAG
- a CDS encoding folate-binding protein YgfZ — MKSPLLALPGAVPAEGVDEDVAAHYGDLFREQRALADGTGFVDLSHRGVVAVTGEDRLSWLHLLLTQHVTDLPVGRATEALILSAHGHIEHALYLVDDGTTTWAHVEPGTQDALIAYLESMKFFYRAEVADRTGDFAVVHLPAGSIAEVPEGVVVRETPYGRDLLLPRTDLESYAEKAGPAAGLLAYEALRVEHHRPRLGFETDHRTIPHELGWIGSAVHLQKGCYRGQETVARVQNLGKPPRRLVFLHLDGSEVHLPPHGAELRLAGDGPDGRKIGFITTAVRHHELGPIALALVKRNVPLDAPLLADNTAAAQEVVVEP; from the coding sequence ATGAAGAGCCCCCTCCTGGCACTGCCCGGCGCGGTCCCCGCCGAGGGCGTGGACGAAGACGTCGCCGCCCACTACGGCGACCTGTTCCGTGAACAGCGCGCCCTCGCCGACGGCACCGGCTTCGTGGATCTCTCGCACCGCGGCGTCGTCGCCGTCACCGGCGAGGACCGGCTGAGCTGGCTGCACCTGCTGCTCACCCAGCACGTCACGGACCTCCCGGTGGGGCGTGCCACCGAGGCGCTGATCCTCTCCGCGCACGGCCACATCGAACACGCGCTGTACCTCGTGGACGACGGCACCACGACCTGGGCCCACGTGGAGCCCGGCACCCAGGACGCGCTGATCGCGTACCTGGAGTCCATGAAGTTCTTCTACCGTGCCGAAGTCGCCGACCGCACGGGCGACTTCGCGGTCGTGCACCTGCCCGCCGGTTCGATCGCCGAGGTCCCCGAGGGCGTCGTCGTCCGCGAGACGCCGTACGGGCGTGATCTCCTCCTGCCGCGCACGGACCTGGAGTCGTACGCGGAGAAGGCCGGTCCGGCCGCCGGGCTGCTCGCGTACGAGGCGCTGCGCGTCGAGCACCACCGCCCGCGGCTCGGCTTCGAGACCGACCACCGCACCATCCCGCACGAGCTGGGCTGGATCGGCAGCGCCGTGCATCTGCAGAAGGGCTGCTACCGGGGCCAGGAGACGGTGGCCCGGGTGCAGAACCTGGGCAAGCCCCCGCGTCGGCTGGTCTTCCTGCACCTGGACGGCAGCGAGGTCCACCTCCCGCCGCACGGCGCCGAACTCCGCCTGGCGGGCGACGGCCCCGACGGCCGGAAGATCGGGTTCATCACCACCGCCGTACGGCATCACGAGCTCGGCCCGATCGCGCTGGCGCTGGTGAAGCGGAACGTACCGCTCGACGCGCCGCTGCTCGCGGACAACACGGCCGCGGCGCAGGAGGTCGTCGTCGAGCCGTAG
- a CDS encoding FABP family protein: MIEIPSDLHKDLLPLAFLLGDWAGAGVHEFPGSEKCNFGQEVTFSHDGRDFLEYHSHTWVLDADGNKVRPLESESGFWRIDPRRKVEVVMTRDDGVVEIWYGDLADKKPQIDLVTDAVARTAASGPYTGGKRLYGYVKSDLMWVGEKQTPEVELRPYMSAHLKKVVTPEDVERWAKALPDDMPDDGIAFFK; encoded by the coding sequence ATGATCGAGATCCCGTCCGACCTCCACAAGGACCTGCTCCCCCTCGCCTTCCTGCTCGGCGACTGGGCCGGCGCGGGTGTCCACGAATTCCCCGGCTCCGAGAAGTGCAACTTCGGGCAGGAGGTCACCTTCAGCCACGACGGGCGCGACTTCCTCGAGTACCACTCGCACACCTGGGTGCTCGACGCCGACGGGAACAAGGTCCGGCCGCTGGAGTCCGAGTCGGGCTTCTGGCGCATCGACCCCCGCCGCAAGGTCGAGGTCGTCATGACCCGCGACGACGGTGTCGTCGAGATCTGGTACGGCGACCTGGCCGACAAGAAGCCGCAGATCGACCTGGTCACGGACGCGGTGGCGCGAACGGCCGCGTCCGGTCCGTACACCGGCGGCAAGCGTCTGTACGGCTATGTGAAGAGCGACCTCATGTGGGTCGGCGAGAAGCAGACCCCCGAGGTCGAGCTGCGCCCCTACATGTCCGCGCACCTGAAGAAGGTCGTCACCCCGGAGGACGTCGAGCGCTGGGCCAAGGCCCTCCCGGACGACATGCCGGACGACGGGATCGCGTTCTTCAAGTAG
- a CDS encoding putative leader peptide — translation MKRQADLTKRRAVDLCRVAAMLCRTF, via the coding sequence ATGAAGCGACAGGCGGACCTCACGAAGCGGCGGGCAGTAGACCTGTGCCGCGTCGCCGCCATGCTCTGTCGCACCTTCTAG
- a CDS encoding Fur family transcriptional regulator produces the protein MVGTDWKSDLRQRGYRLTPQRQLVLEAVDTLEHATPDDILVEVRKTASGVNISTVYRTLELLEELDLVSHAHLGHGAPTYHLADRHHHIHLVCRDCTNVIEADISVAAEFTAKLRDTFGFETDMKHFAIFGRCEDCAAKK, from the coding sequence GTGGTAGGCACCGACTGGAAGAGCGATCTGCGGCAGCGCGGTTACCGGCTGACTCCGCAGCGGCAGCTTGTGCTCGAAGCCGTGGACACGCTGGAGCACGCGACCCCGGACGACATCCTGGTCGAAGTGCGCAAAACGGCTTCCGGTGTCAACATCTCGACGGTCTACAGAACGCTGGAGCTGCTCGAGGAGCTGGACCTGGTCAGCCACGCGCACCTCGGGCACGGCGCGCCGACGTACCACCTGGCCGACCGCCATCACCACATCCACCTGGTGTGCCGGGACTGTACGAACGTCATCGAGGCCGACATCTCGGTCGCCGCGGAGTTCACCGCGAAGCTCCGCGACACCTTCGGCTTCGAGACGGACATGAAGCACTTCGCGATCTTCGGCCGCTGCGAGGACTGCGCGGCCAAGAAGTAG
- a CDS encoding response regulator transcription factor, with protein MSSLLLLTNALQPSTEVLPALGLLLHNVRVAPAEGPALVDTPGADVILIDGRRDLPQVRSLCQLLRSTGPGCPLVLVVTEGGLAAVTADWGIDDVLLDTAGPAEVEARLRLAMGRQQIVNDDSPMEIRNGDLSVDEATYSAKLKGRVLDLTFKEFELLKYLAQHPGRVFTRAQLLQEVWGYDYFGGTRTVDVHVRRLRAKLGPEHESLIGTVRNVGYRFVTPEKVERAADEAKAKAAQPKAADADETAHLGAARAVEAGAEVQ; from the coding sequence ATGAGTTCTCTGCTGCTCCTGACCAATGCCCTTCAGCCGTCGACGGAGGTGCTTCCCGCTCTCGGCCTGCTCCTGCACAACGTGCGAGTGGCTCCGGCGGAAGGACCCGCCCTCGTCGACACTCCTGGTGCCGACGTCATCCTGATCGACGGCAGGCGTGATCTCCCGCAGGTGCGCAGCCTGTGCCAGCTGCTGCGCTCGACGGGACCCGGCTGTCCCCTCGTCCTCGTCGTGACGGAGGGCGGCCTCGCGGCCGTCACCGCCGACTGGGGCATCGACGACGTACTCCTCGACACCGCGGGTCCGGCCGAGGTCGAGGCCCGGCTGCGGCTCGCCATGGGCCGCCAGCAGATCGTCAACGACGACTCCCCCATGGAGATCCGCAACGGCGACCTCTCCGTGGACGAGGCGACGTACAGCGCCAAGCTCAAGGGCCGGGTCCTCGACCTGACCTTCAAGGAGTTCGAGCTCCTCAAGTACCTCGCGCAGCACCCGGGCCGGGTCTTCACCCGCGCACAGCTGCTCCAGGAGGTCTGGGGCTACGACTACTTCGGCGGCACGCGGACGGTCGACGTCCACGTACGCCGGCTGCGCGCCAAGCTGGGTCCCGAGCACGAGTCGCTGATCGGAACCGTGCGGAACGTCGGTTATCGATTCGTTACACCCGAGAAGGTGGAGCGGGCCGCGGACGAGGCGAAGGCCAAGGCCGCACAGCCAAAGGCGGCGGATGCGGACGAGACGGCGCACCTCGGTGCCGCGCGCGCGGTCGAGGCCGGGGCCGAGGTCCAGTAA
- the dtd gene encoding D-aminoacyl-tRNA deacylase, with translation MRAVVQRVDGASVVVDGETVGAIDGEGLCVLVGVTHDDTKEKAAQLARKLWSIRMLDDEKSCSDVDAPLLVISQFTLYGDARKGRRPTWNAAAPGDVAEPLVDEVVAQLRALGATVATGRFGARMRVSLTNDGPFTVVVDM, from the coding sequence ATGCGTGCGGTGGTGCAGAGGGTGGACGGCGCGAGCGTCGTCGTGGACGGCGAGACGGTCGGGGCGATCGACGGCGAGGGCCTGTGCGTGCTCGTCGGCGTCACGCACGACGACACCAAGGAGAAGGCGGCCCAACTGGCCCGCAAACTCTGGTCGATCCGCATGCTGGACGACGAGAAGTCGTGCAGCGACGTCGACGCGCCGCTGCTCGTGATCAGCCAGTTCACGCTGTACGGCGACGCGCGTAAGGGCCGCCGCCCCACCTGGAACGCGGCGGCGCCCGGCGATGTCGCCGAGCCCCTCGTCGACGAGGTCGTCGCCCAGCTCCGCGCACTGGGCGCGACGGTGGCGACGGGCCGTTTCGGCGCCCGGATGCGCGTCTCCCTCACCAACGACGGCCCGTTCACCGTCGTCGTCGACATGTGA
- a CDS encoding sulfurtransferase, translated as MSRSDVLVDADWVQAHLDDPSVAIVEVDEDTSAYEKNHITNAIRIDWTKDLQDPVRRDFIDQEGFEKLLSSKGIANDTLVVLYGGNNNWFASYAYWYFKLYGHENVKLLDGGRKKWELDSRDLVDEVPERAATDYKAKAQNTAIRAFRDDVIAAIGSQNLVDVRSPDEFSGKLLAPAHLPQEQSQRPGHVPSARNIPWSKNANDDGTFKSDDELKELYTDEQVDLAKDTIAYCRIGERSALTWFVLHELLGVENVKNYDGSWTEYGSLVGVPIELGANK; from the coding sequence ATGAGCCGCAGCGACGTCCTGGTAGACGCCGACTGGGTCCAGGCACACCTGGACGACCCGAGCGTGGCCATCGTCGAGGTCGACGAGGACACGTCCGCGTACGAGAAGAACCACATCACCAACGCGATCCGGATCGACTGGACCAAGGACCTCCAGGACCCGGTCCGCCGTGACTTCATCGATCAGGAGGGCTTCGAGAAGCTCCTGTCGTCGAAGGGCATCGCCAACGACACGCTGGTCGTCCTCTACGGCGGCAACAACAACTGGTTCGCGTCCTACGCCTACTGGTACTTCAAGCTCTACGGCCACGAGAACGTGAAGCTCCTCGACGGCGGCCGCAAGAAGTGGGAGCTCGACTCCCGCGACCTGGTCGACGAGGTGCCCGAGCGCGCCGCGACCGACTACAAGGCCAAGGCCCAGAACACGGCGATCCGCGCCTTCCGTGACGACGTGATCGCCGCGATCGGCTCGCAGAACCTGGTCGACGTCCGTTCGCCCGACGAGTTCAGCGGCAAGCTGCTCGCCCCGGCGCACCTTCCGCAGGAGCAGTCGCAGCGTCCGGGCCACGTCCCGAGCGCCCGCAACATCCCCTGGTCGAAGAACGCCAACGACGACGGCACCTTCAAGTCGGACGACGAGCTCAAGGAGCTCTACACCGACGAGCAGGTCGACCTCGCCAAGGACACGATCGCGTACTGCCGCATCGGTGAGCGTTCCGCGCTCACCTGGTTCGTGCTGCACGAGCTGCTCGGCGTGGAGAACGTCAAGAACTACGACGGCTCCTGGACCGAGTACGGCTCCCTGGTCGGCGTCCCGATCGAGCTCGGCGCCAACAAGTAA
- a CDS encoding DUF2993 domain-containing protein: MRALRIILVVTVILGGLFVIADRVAVGFAENKAADRIRSSEGLAGTPDVSIEGFPFLTQVAGGELDDVKIGIKDYEASAEGAKGAAGGTIRIDALNAEMHGVRFNGDYSSATANSASGSATVSYAELLKAAKAQPTEVAPAVTAQVVGLSDGGNGKIKVEITATVLGKKLRPVSVLSSVTVVGGNTVKVRADGLPKLGVDLVEGRIRTVTDFEQKIDGLPGGIKLDRIEAAANGVAISVKGSDVKLVG; the protein is encoded by the coding sequence ATGCGCGCACTGCGAATAATTCTGGTCGTCACCGTCATCCTCGGCGGGCTGTTCGTGATCGCGGACCGCGTGGCGGTCGGCTTCGCGGAGAACAAGGCGGCGGACCGGATCAGGAGCTCCGAGGGACTCGCCGGCACCCCCGACGTGTCCATCGAGGGCTTCCCCTTCCTCACCCAGGTGGCCGGCGGCGAGCTCGACGACGTGAAGATCGGCATCAAGGACTACGAGGCGTCGGCGGAGGGCGCCAAGGGCGCCGCGGGCGGCACCATCCGCATCGACGCCCTGAACGCCGAGATGCACGGCGTCCGCTTCAACGGCGACTACAGCTCCGCCACCGCGAACAGCGCCTCCGGCTCCGCGACCGTGTCCTACGCCGAGCTGCTCAAGGCCGCCAAGGCCCAGCCCACGGAGGTCGCCCCCGCGGTCACGGCCCAGGTCGTCGGGCTCTCCGACGGCGGGAACGGCAAGATCAAGGTCGAGATCACGGCCACCGTCCTCGGCAAGAAACTGCGGCCGGTCTCCGTGCTGAGCTCCGTCACCGTCGTCGGGGGCAACACGGTCAAGGTGCGCGCGGACGGGCTGCCCAAGCTGGGAGTGGATCTCGTCGAGGGCCGGATCCGCACGGTCACCGACTTCGAGCAGAAGATCGACGGGCTGCCGGGCGGCATCAAGCTCGACAGGATCGAGGCGGCCGCGAACGGCGTGGCCATCTCGGTGAAGGGTTCGGACGTCAAGCTGGTCGGGTAG
- a CDS encoding asparaginase: MSAAPADPSIPPSSPSIASVSSVPRVHSEATAGEARQALRAPQPVRTPPGLPVLAEVVRSGFVEGHHRGSLVVLAADGSVEWALGDVDTPVFPRSSNKPMQAAGVLRAGLDLTGERLALAAASHSGETFHLDLVRKMLDEHGLSAELLQCPPDLPLDPVEAETYLAAGGVRDRVTMNCSGKHTAMLAVCAQRGWPLESYLDPGHPLQQLIHTVVEEAAGEPVAAVGTDGCGAPLMALTLTGLARAFRSFVAAAPGSAERRVADAMRAHPEYVAGTRRPDTWLMREVPGVLSKMGAEAVQAVALPDGRAFAFKIDDGGGRALGPVLARTLARVGLDAPVVSRIGRAPLMGGSAEVGEIRATF; the protein is encoded by the coding sequence ATGTCCGCCGCCCCCGCAGACCCCTCCATACCCCCGTCGTCTCCCTCGATCGCCTCGGTCTCCTCGGTCCCGCGGGTCCACTCGGAGGCCACGGCCGGTGAGGCCCGCCAAGCGCTCCGGGCCCCACAGCCGGTCCGGACTCCTCCGGGCCTTCCCGTTCTGGCCGAGGTCGTCCGTTCGGGATTCGTCGAGGGGCACCATCGGGGCAGCCTGGTGGTGCTGGCCGCGGACGGGTCGGTCGAATGGGCGCTCGGCGACGTGGACACACCGGTCTTTCCGCGTTCGTCGAACAAACCGATGCAGGCGGCCGGGGTGCTGCGGGCCGGCCTCGACCTGACCGGTGAACGGCTGGCCCTCGCCGCCGCCAGCCACTCCGGGGAGACCTTCCACCTCGATCTCGTGCGGAAGATGCTGGACGAGCACGGGCTGAGCGCCGAGCTGTTGCAGTGCCCGCCGGACCTGCCGCTGGACCCGGTGGAGGCGGAGACCTATCTCGCCGCCGGCGGTGTGCGCGACCGGGTCACCATGAACTGTTCCGGCAAGCACACGGCGATGCTGGCCGTGTGCGCGCAGCGGGGCTGGCCGCTGGAGTCCTACCTCGACCCCGGTCACCCCCTTCAGCAGCTCATCCACACCGTGGTCGAGGAGGCGGCGGGGGAGCCGGTGGCGGCGGTCGGTACGGACGGGTGCGGGGCGCCGCTGATGGCTCTCACCCTCACCGGGCTGGCGCGGGCGTTCCGCTCCTTCGTCGCCGCCGCGCCGGGTTCCGCGGAGCGGCGGGTGGCCGATGCGATGCGGGCCCATCCCGAGTACGTCGCCGGTACGCGGCGGCCCGACACGTGGCTGATGCGGGAGGTGCCCGGGGTGCTGTCCAAGATGGGTGCGGAGGCCGTCCAGGCGGTGGCCCTGCCCGACGGCCGTGCCTTCGCCTTCAAGATCGACGACGGTGGTGGCCGGGCGCTGGGTCCCGTCCTGGCGCGCACGCTGGCCCGGGTGGGTCTGGACGCGCCGGTCGTGTCGAGGATCGGACGCGCTCCGCTGATGGGCGGGAGCGCGGAGGTCGGCGAGATCCGCGCCACGTTCTGA
- a CDS encoding DUF1416 domain-containing protein — protein MCGAKAGGPDASTIKPGETTIQGQVTRDGEPVTGYVRLLDSTGEFTAEVPTSATGQFRFYAAEGTWTVRALVPGGTADRTVVAQTGGLAEVAIAV, from the coding sequence ATGTGTGGAGCGAAGGCCGGCGGCCCCGACGCCTCGACGATCAAGCCCGGTGAGACCACCATCCAGGGCCAGGTGACCCGCGACGGCGAGCCCGTCACCGGTTACGTGCGTCTGCTGGACTCGACCGGCGAGTTCACCGCGGAGGTCCCCACCTCCGCGACGGGCCAGTTCCGCTTCTACGCGGCCGAGGGCACGTGGACCGTACGCGCCCTGGTGCCCGGCGGCACCGCGGACCGCACGGTCGTCGCCCAGACAGGCGGCCTCGCCGAGGTCGCCATCGCCGTCTGA
- a CDS encoding AmfC protein, which produces MSTPSTGQPPGVVSLTRTNPRTGGGRAGAHRPPAQRTDSPLPPDSPQPDLTLLRLPELRTLRRDAQRDEADLSYVRRLLQGRIDILRAELARRGGLRAPGADVGGPGGSSDSPSPSPSASTSASSASAAGRGAAGEPSVVDRLPEILTDAPARHRSSARHVTVGTPRGEEYRRLASDMLSEVELSDLEARTDEELVEGMGRLVRYEQQVSRRRQRLQRTADDCSAEIARRYRDGEAQVDDLLM; this is translated from the coding sequence ATGAGCACACCGAGTACCGGGCAGCCGCCCGGAGTCGTGTCATTGACCCGGACGAATCCACGGACGGGAGGCGGTCGCGCGGGAGCCCACCGCCCTCCCGCGCAGCGCACCGACAGTCCGCTGCCCCCGGACTCGCCCCAGCCCGATCTGACCCTGCTGCGGCTGCCCGAACTGCGGACCCTGCGGCGCGACGCCCAGCGCGACGAGGCCGACCTCAGCTATGTGCGACGGCTGCTCCAGGGCCGTATCGACATCCTGCGGGCGGAGCTCGCGCGACGTGGGGGCCTGCGGGCGCCCGGCGCGGATGTGGGGGGCCCAGGAGGATCGTCCGATTCCCCATCCCCATCCCCATCCGCGTCCACATCGGCGTCCTCGGCTTCGGCCGCCGGGCGCGGGGCGGCGGGGGAGCCCTCGGTCGTCGACCGGCTCCCGGAGATCCTGACGGACGCGCCGGCCCGGCACCGATCCTCGGCCCGCCATGTGACGGTGGGCACACCGCGCGGTGAGGAGTACCGCCGGCTCGCCTCCGACATGCTCTCCGAGGTGGAGCTGTCGGACCTGGAGGCCCGTACGGACGAGGAGCTGGTCGAGGGAATGGGGCGGCTGGTGCGCTACGAGCAGCAGGTCTCCCGGCGCCGCCAGCGGCTGCAGCGGACGGCCGACGATTGCAGCGCCGAGATCGCCCGCAGGTACCGTGATGGGGAAGCACAAGTAGACGACCTGCTCATGTGA